cacccataacagtataaaactgccagatatactaaacagtaaaatgatggattttttTCGATTCTtcatctctgggtcattgcgattctctccactgctgaggccccaGAGTCCCCTGCCGAGTCTACTGGCCGTTAAAATACGTCTGgccgtcagagcattgagcagcaacatcataaagaacgggacacaaggattTAAAATGCGGTGAAGCAACTCAAACGCAGTCCATTGGGGGGAATTATAGAAGCTCTGTTTCGggatacagtaccagggaacattatcaattatatattccGGTTCATACATAAAGTACCAGGGAACACattctaaagagcacagcacactcactgttccaataacaacagccgctgttctctcagtgcaatattttgtcttcagcttctcatcacaaatggttacaaatcgatcaaaggtgaaagcaactgtCAGCCAGACAGAGATCATTGTGCttgcaaaaatcaggaaattaACTGAACTGCAAATGGaagtaatggacaggaatgaatctgggaaataaatcaaCGGAATCCACCTCAATATGGGATCTGTGatgacgaccaggagatcagccactgccattcccaccatgtagcgagtgatacatttggagagaccacactttcctcggggcagaatcagaatcgccaccaggttaactgaaagagataaaAAGGGAAGCAggaaaattactgatcagacctcaaactaaaacagcagtttgacaggatctggggtgAAATTtgcagctttgttgcagcatccagaaCTTTCTGAAGAGAATGGTTTTGAATGCAATATAAATTATTCATTGagaaattgatttgtaaaaataaaggtgaaatataATGATCACTGGATACAGTGAGGCCGTCGTGTCAGTGCGGAAGGGAGATGGGGATTTTCAAACAAGCAATCCAATGGTTTAAATCTAGTTTAGCCTCCAGATCAATGGCCGAGATAGTGAGGGTAAAGGGGGGCCTTTTTTCTTTTATGGTTAAGAGAGAGAGCAGGGGCTGTCTCAAAACGTAAAAAGGTCGGAAGCCGCTGCGGTGACTTCAGATCAGGAggaagaggccgatggaggctgaaAAATTGAGtagattggagggagagagagaaaaggtcatTTGGGGACTGGAAGGGAGGCGGGTCCTGAAGGGTTTGGAAAGTAAACAAAGTAAAGCAAGGAATGCAGTCAGTAAATAACTGGTTCCACtcagttatttactcagttcagaaataatgaagAGGAACATTCACTCAAAGAGGTTGAGGATATGATGCGGTTAAACGCATAGGGAGCGAGTCCCGCAGTAAAACTCACCCAATCTGGTAAAATGCTCATCATACCTTCAATGCacagtttcactgtcattgttCTGGAAAGTTCAGCATTTCATCTTTGTCGATTATTCACACTATGGCTTCTCTCCCTAGCTTTCTCCTTCGAtcatgtctctctgtctgtttcattCTCCATATTCCTTCTCGTTTGCTCTCTATCTCAGTCAACTTTATCTATCCACAGCTCGTATGCTCTCCAATCACTTCTCCAGATTATCCAAGCCTCCACATGTTCACTCAACATGATTATTCAGGTAAaccaccctccacaatccagcatgaaTACAGCtcagaatgttctgatgaaaggtcacggatctgaaacgttaactttttttCTCACTCTCCAGATGCTGACAGATCTTCTGTGTGTTgagagcactttctgttttaatttcagatttccagcatctgcagtattttgcttttatttacatatGCAACACAATGTCTCTGTGTGGATCACAATTTTCGTTTATCTTACATTGCCAGGACACAGCATTATTCCGATCCAGAAACTGTATCCCAAGTACCAATTTCAATCCACATGAAGGCTGCTTTCTCAAGTGACCCTCAGCACACATTCGGATCCCAAGTTGTGCTTCATACTtattgttacgaccgagactagaggcttgcactgttaattcagtccaaccACTCCacagtcacaacatattctttaaatggCGTTAACAGTTTACTGTAGtcgcgaattccacaagctcaccactctgtgagaagtaatttctcctcatctcagtcctgaaaggtttaccccgtatccttaaactatgacccctggttctgtactctcccaccatcgggaacatccttcctgcatcgaccctgccaagtactgtcagaattttatagatttctgagAGAACCCCGCTCACtcatctgaactccagcgaatataaaccgaagcgactcaatctctccccatacatcagtcccgccagcaCAGGATTAACTCTATCTACAATACATAGAATAAGTAAAATGTAGTGCCTCTTCCAGACAGAATCCACGTTATTTGAAATTTCGTCAcctgcactttttttttttttagtttcggtgactgcagcttggatagcaacggaggtgcgtgaacgggcttacagctgggaagtcaatttcagcgtaagtttaaaagtgaattcccttttgttttcggaggaccaggggactgctgggtaaggaaaaggtatatatttgtgtggtttagaatctctttcttttagtttcggtgactgcagcttggatagcaacggaggtgcgtgaacgggcttacagctgggaagtcaatttcagcgtaagtttaaaagtgaattcccttttgttttcggaggaccaggggactgctgggtaaggaaaaggtatatatttgtgtggtttagaatctctttcttttagtttcggtgactgcagcttggatagcaacggaggtgcgtgaacgggcttacagctgggaagtcaatttcagcgtaagtttaaaagtgaattcccttttgttttcggaggaccaggggactgctgggtaaggaaaaggtatatatttgtgtggtggctgcacccgagacactacacgtgtagtgtctcccacccaccctcctcctctaaccaaaaaaaaaggactctggtgtgttgataaggtaagctttttatttgggaaattctgtccgttggattgctaacctaacaagttttgactttttgtttttttggtttttcagtagatttgttgggaatttggaatagtgggaatggagattaaggcagttgtatgttcctcctgcagaatgtgggaggtaagggtcgccaagagtgtccctgctgactgcatctgcgggaagtgcacccaactccattcctcgagaaccgcgttagggaactggagctggagctggatgaacttcggatcattcgggaggcggaggaggttattgagaggagttatggggaggtagtcacacctcaggtaaaagaagtaggtagatgggttaccgtcaggggaaggagagggaaccagcaggcagtgcagggatcccctgtggctgtttccctcaacaacaggtataccgttttggatactgttggggggggggacttaccaggggtaagcaatggggtacagatatctggcacagagtatctccctgttgctcagaagggaagggggaagaggagcagaacattagtcattggggactccatagttaggggaacagataggaagttctgtgggaacgagagagactcacggttggtatgttgcctcccaggtgccagggtacgtgatgtctctgatcgtgtttttgggatccttaatggggagggggagcagccccaagtcgtggtccacataggcaccaacgacataggtaggaagagagatggggatttaagacagaaatttagggagctagggtggaagcttcgagcaagaacaaacagagttgttatctctgggttgttgcccgtgccacgtgatagcgaagcgaggaatagggagagagaggagttgaacacgtggctgcagggatggtgcaggagggagggatttggtttcctggataattggggctctttctggggtaggtgggacctcgacaaacaggatggtcttcacctgaaccagaggggtaccaatatcctgggggggaggtttgctagtgctcttcggggggggtttaaactaattcagcaggggaatgggaacccaaattgtagtgccagtgtacaggatgttgagagtagtgaggtcagggatatggttacaaggacgcaagagggcactggcaagcaagaacctggtttaaagtgtgtctatttcaacgccaggagcatccggaataaggtgggtgagcttgcagcatgggttggtacctgggatctcgatgtagtggccatttcggagacatgggtagagcaggggcaggaatggatgttgcagattccgggatttagatgtttcagtaagaacagagaagatggtaaaagacggggggggggggtgtggcattgttaatcaaggagagtattacagcgacagaaaggacgtttgaggactcgtctactgaggtagtatgggctgaggttagaaacaggagaggtgaggttaccctgttgggagtcttttatatacctccgaatagttccagagatgtagaggaaaggatagcgaagatgattctcgacaggggtgagagtaacagggtagttgttatgggggactttaactttccaaatatcgactggaaatactatagttcgagtactttagatgggtcagtttttgtccagtgtgtgtcggagggttttctgacacagtatgtagacaggccaaccaggggcgatgacacattggatttggtactgggaaatgaacccggccaggtgtgagatttagatgtaggtgagcactttggtgacagtgatcacaattcggttaggtttaccttagcgatgggcagggacaggtatatactgcagggcaagaattataactgggggaaaggaaattatgatgcgattaggcaagatttaggatgcgtaggatggggacggaaactgcaggggatgggaacaatcgaaatgtggagcttattcaaggagcagctactgcgtgtccttgataagtatgtacctgtgaggcagggaggaagttgtcgtgcgagggagccgtggtttactaaagaagttgaagcgcttgtcaagaggaagaagaaggcttatgttaggatgagacgtgaaggctcagttcgggcgcttgagagctacaagctagccaggaaggatctaaagggagagctaagaagagcaaggagaggacacgagaagtcattggtggatcggatcagggaaaacgctaaggctttctataggtatatcaggaataaaagaatgactagagttagattagggccaatcaaggatagtagtgggaagttgtgtgtggaatcagaggagataggggaagtgttaaatgaatattttgcgtcagtatttacagtagagaaagaaaatgttgttgagaatactgagattcaggctacgaggctagatgggattgaggttcacaaggaggaggtgttagcaattttggaaagtgtgaaaatagataagtcccctgggccagatgggatttatcctaggattctctgggaagctagggtagagattgcagagcctttgtccttgatctttatgtcgtcattgtcgacaggaatagtgccggaagagtggaggattgcaaatgttgtccccttgttcaagaaggggagtagagacagccctggaaattatagacctgtgagccttacttcgtttgtgggtaaaatgttggaaaaggttataagagacaggatttataatcatcttgaaaagaataagtacattagagatggtcagcacggttttgtgacgggtaggtcgtgcctcacaaaccttattgagtttttcgagaaggtgaccaaacaggtggatgagggtaaagcagtggatgtggtgtatatggatttcagtaaggcgtttgataaggttccccacggtatgcTATTgccgaaaatacgcaagtatggggttgaaggtgatttggagctttggatcagaaattggctagcggaaagaagacagagggtggtggttgatggtaaatgttcatcctggagttgagttactagtggtgtaccgcaaggatctgttttggggccattgctgtttgtcatttttataaatgacctggaagagggtgtagaagggtgggttagtaaatttgcagatgacactaaggtcggtggagttgtggatagtgccgaaggatgttgtagggtacagagagacatagataggctgcagagctgggctgagagatggcaaatggagtttaatgcggaaaagtgtgaggtgattcactttggaaggagtaacaggaatgcagagtactgggctaatgggaagattcttggtagtgtagatgaacagagagatcttggtgtccaggtgcataaatccctgaaggttgctaaccaggttaatagggctgttaagaaggcatatggtgtgttagcttttattagtcggggggtcgagtttcggagccacgaggtcatgctgcagctgtacaaaactctggtgagaccgcacctggagtattgcgtgcagttctggtcaccgcattatagaaaggatgtggaagccatggaaagggtgcagaggagatttactaggatgttgcctggtatggagggaaggtcttacgaggaaaggctgagggacttgaggttgttttcgttggagagaaggaggaggagaggtgacttaatagagacatataagataatcagagggttagatagggtggatagtgagcgtctttttcctcggatggtgatggcaaacacgaggggacatagcttcaagtggtgatagatataggacatatgtgagaggtagtttctttactcagagagtagtaagggcgtggaatgccctgcctgcagcagtagtagattcgccaactttaagggcatttaagtggacattggatagacacatggatgaaaatggaatcgtgtaggtcagatggtttcacagatcggcgcaacatcgagggccgaagggcctgtactgcgctgtaatattctaatctaaaaaaaaagtccagAGTAAGATTGTTGGTTTGTTCAGTCAACAAAACTACAACATCAACcctgcgatttataatctgcaacTAACTAGAAGGGCTCAGGATTCCAACAAATCCAGTCTAAACTGATACAGCATAAAATCAACACATTTACAATGAATTCCTCTGATATTAAATGAATAGAACCGTCGTGAATCAGAGAAGGAAATGCTAAAGGATGAGAAGCCAGCTCAGTtcagttgccagacctctgaagTAGCGTCAGATTCCCGCAAGGAAATACTTCAgaaaagtgataaccaataaaatttGCAGCCCGCACATCCGGCACCAAGTCACGAAGCATCGCTGAttccaaatgcggcggctcattagcatggccttgGAGGTTGCCCCGCAACTCCCGATAACGCGGAGATAACGGGAGAGCAGTCACTGGGAACGGCATCCGGCAGCAATGCCCAGGCGCCGGCGTCGTTTTTAAAGCCCTGAATGATCACTTAAATTTTCAGAGGCACCGTTAATTTAACGTTTAGAAAATTGAATAAGAAAAcatttccatgccctctcccagcACCCCCAATggaattacacatcattcctgccctttgtcCCACTACCCtctacccccgcccccccaaatACCTACTCTTAATATTTGACCTTCCACCTGCCTCCCCCAAATTTCGGAACCTTTGACCTTTACACCTTCCCATTACCACTTCGCCCAATCTGCAGCATTGTaaccccgctcccacccccacccccgccgcacTAGGAAAATGATCCACCCCTCCCCACATGtgtcgcgcctcatttccccgaacggggattggaAGTTGCGGCATTACCAACCGCCCCAA
This genomic interval from Heterodontus francisci isolate sHetFra1 chromosome 21, sHetFra1.hap1, whole genome shotgun sequence contains the following:
- the LOC137381093 gene encoding probable G-protein coupled receptor 139 — protein: MTVKLCIEVNLVAILILPRGKCGLSKCITRYMVGMAVADLLVVITDPILRWIPLIYFPDSFLSITSICSSVNFLIFASTMISVWLTVAFTFDRFVTICDEKLKTKYCTERTAAVVIGTVSVLCSLECVPWYFMYEPEYIIDNVPWYCIPKQSFYNSPQWTAFELLHRILNPCVPFFMMLLLNALTARRILTASRLGRGLWGLSSGENRNDPEMKNRKKSIILLFSISGSFILLWVTQVVVYIYQRITKLYPSSTNDPLYITRETAAMLQLLSSCTNTCIYVVTQSKFREELKKVVQYLLNLIAKLVKS